A single region of the Neomonachus schauinslandi chromosome 3, ASM220157v2, whole genome shotgun sequence genome encodes:
- the D2HGDH gene encoding D-2-hydroxyglutarate dehydrogenase, mitochondrial has protein sequence MVPHLVPRQLVRLFRWQVVCARGASVQPRTWALASRIPSLLSPCGATGTRHLVCRSSSSTSPCAPEVVLTQERYPVTRLPFSVVSEEDLAAFERIIPGRVVTDPEVLEASNVDWLRTVRGGGKVLLRPRTSQEVAHILRYCHERNLAVNPQGGNTGMVGGSVPVFDEIILSTAQMNQVISFHSVSGILVCQAGCVLEELSRYVEERGFVMPLDLGAKGSCHIGGNVATNAGGLRFLRYGSLHGTVLGLEVVLADGTILNCLTSLRKDNTGYDLKQLFIGSEGTLGVITAVSIQCPPKPTAVNVAFVGCPGFAEVLQTFSSCRGLLGEILSAYEFLDAECMRLVTHHLRLTSPVQESPFYVLIETSGSRAEHDAEKLSDFLEQVLSSGLVTDGTLATDQMKLKALWALRERISEALSQDGYVYKYDLSLPTERLYDLVPDLRARLGSRAKHVVGYGHLGDGNLHLNVTSEAFSPSLLDALEPYVYEWTARQRGSVSAEHGLGFRKRGVLSYSKPPEALRLMQQLKALLDPQGILNPYKTLPAQA, from the exons ATGGTGCCCCATCTGGTGCCCAGGCAGCTGGTGCGGCTCTTCCGGTGGCAGGTGGTGTGCGCTCGGGGAGCCTCTGTGCAGCCCAGGACATGGGCATTGGCGTCCAGGATCCCCAGCCTGCTCAGCCCTTGCGGGGCCACAGGCACCAGACACCTGGTCTGCAGAAGCAGCTCATCCACATCCCCCTGTGCCCCCGAGGTGGTGCTGACCCAGGAGCGCTACCCCGTGACGCGGCTGCCATTCTCCGTGGTGTCTGAGGAAGACCTGGCAGCCTTTGAACGCATCATCCCCGGCAGGGTCGTCACAGACCCGGAGGTGCTGGAAGCTTCCAACGTGGACTGGCTGAGGACGGTCCGAG GTGGTGGCAAGGTGCTGCTGAGGCCCCGGACCTCCCAGGAGGTGGCTCACATCCTCAG GTACTGTCATGAGAGGAACCTGGCTGTGAACCCGCAGGGGGGAAACACGGGCATGGTGGGGGGCAGCGTGCCCGTCTTTGATGAGATCATCTTGTCCACCGCCCAGATGAACCAGGTCATCAGCTTCCACAGCGTGTCAG GGATCCTGGTGTGCCAGGCGGGCTGTGTCCTGGAGGAGCTCAGCCGCTACGTGGAGGAGAGGGGCTTCGTCATGCCCCTGGACCTGGGGGCCAAGGGCAGCTGCCACATCGGGGGAAACGTGGCGACCAACGCTGGTGGCCTGAGGTTTCTGCGCTACGGCTCACTGCATGGGACTGTCCTGGGCCTGGAAGTG GTACTGGCCGACGGCACCATCCTGAACTGCCTGACCTCTCTGCGGAAGGACAACACGGGCTATGACCTGAAGCAGCTCTTCATCGGGTCGGAGGGCACACTGGGGGTCATCACGGCTGTGTCCATCCAGTGTCCGCCCAAGCCCACGGCGGTGAACGTGGCTTTCGTCG GTTGTCCAGGCTTTGCTGAGGTTTTGCAGACCTTCAGCAGCTGCAGGGGGCTGCTGGGTGAGATCCTGTCCGCGTACGAGTTCCTGGACGCCGAGTGCATGCGGCTGGTCACGCACCACCTGCGCCTCACCAGCCCGGTGCAAG AAAGTCCGTTCTATGTCCTCATCGAGACCTCAGGCTCCAGAGCGGAGCACGATGCTGAGAAGCTGAGTGACTTCCTGGAGCAGGTGCTGAGCTCCGGCCTGGTGACGGACGGGACCCTGGCCACGGACCAGATGAAACTCAAG GCGCTGTGGGCCCTGAGGGAGAGGATCTCGGAGGCGCTGAGCCAGGACGGCTACGTGTACAAATACGACCTCTCCCTGCCCACCGAGAGGCTCTACGACCTCGTGCCCGACCTGCGCGCCCGCCTTGGCTCGCGGGCCAAGCACGTGGTGGGCTATGGCCACTTGG GGGATGGTAACCTGCACCTCAATGTGACGTCAGAGGCCTTCAGCCCGTCGCTGCTAGACGCCCTGGAACCCTACGTGTACGAGTGGACGGCCAGGCAGCGGGGCAGCGTCAGCGCCGAGCACGGCCTGGGCTTCAGGAAGAGAGGCGTCCTCAGCTACAGCAAGCCGCCCGAGGCCCTGAGGCTCATGCAGCAGCTCAAGGCCCTCCTGGACCCCCAGGGCATCCTGAACCCCTACAAGACGCTGCCCGCTCAGGCCTGA